In Paenibacillus sp. BIC5C1, a genomic segment contains:
- the rlmN gene encoding 23S rRNA (adenine(2503)-C(2))-methyltransferase RlmN — MIKSSIYGLTLEQLRDWLPEHGQKKSRASRIWEWLYQERVHDFTDMTDVRQECLDVISEHFTMNSLSEHVKQESADGTVKFLLRMQDGNLIETVLMRQKYGLTVCVTTQVGCNIGCSFCASGLIKKSRDLSGGEIVEQIMHVQQYLDAAGQGERVTNVVVMGIGEPFDNFQNMTDFIEVIKHRKGLALAAKRITVSTSGLPDKIKEFADSSLQVNLAISLHAPNNELRTQIMKINRAFPIEQLMDAVDYYLATTNKRIMFEYILLRDVNDQREHAAELAELLSSRKSMVSINLIPYNPVDEHSQYQRSTEESILGFYDTLKKNNINATVRMEHGTDIDAACGQLRSKQMKNNAAESQPGRLALG, encoded by the coding sequence ATGATTAAATCATCCATATATGGATTAACATTAGAGCAACTACGTGACTGGCTGCCGGAGCACGGACAGAAGAAATCCCGTGCTTCCCGCATCTGGGAATGGTTATATCAGGAGCGTGTGCATGATTTTACAGATATGACAGACGTGCGTCAGGAATGTCTGGATGTCATTTCCGAGCATTTCACCATGAACTCGCTGAGTGAACATGTGAAGCAGGAATCCGCTGACGGCACGGTGAAATTTTTGCTGCGTATGCAGGACGGAAATCTGATTGAAACAGTTTTAATGCGCCAAAAATACGGTCTCACTGTATGTGTAACCACTCAAGTGGGATGTAACATTGGTTGCAGTTTCTGCGCGAGCGGGCTGATTAAGAAGAGCCGTGATCTGTCCGGTGGTGAGATTGTAGAACAGATTATGCATGTACAACAGTATCTTGATGCGGCTGGTCAAGGTGAGCGGGTAACTAACGTGGTCGTGATGGGAATTGGTGAGCCGTTTGACAATTTCCAGAACATGACTGATTTTATTGAAGTGATCAAGCATCGTAAAGGTCTGGCACTTGCGGCCAAACGGATTACCGTATCCACGAGCGGACTGCCTGACAAGATCAAGGAATTTGCAGATAGCAGTTTGCAGGTGAACCTGGCGATTTCATTGCACGCACCAAATAACGAGCTGCGTACGCAAATTATGAAGATCAACCGGGCGTTCCCGATTGAACAATTGATGGACGCGGTGGATTATTACCTGGCTACGACGAACAAGCGTATTATGTTTGAATATATTTTGCTTCGGGACGTCAACGATCAGCGGGAACATGCGGCAGAACTGGCTGAACTGTTGTCCAGCCGCAAGAGTATGGTCAGTATCAATCTGATTCCGTACAATCCGGTGGATGAGCACAGTCAGTATCAGCGGAGTACGGAAGAGTCCATTCTGGGCTTCTATGATACATTGAAAAAGAACAACATTAACGCCACTGTACGCATGGAACATGGTACCGATATTGATGCGGCCTGCGGACAATTGCGCAGTAAACAGATGAAAAATAACGCCGCCGAATCTCAGCCAGGCCGTCTGGCTTTGGGATAA
- a CDS encoding sodium-dependent transporter yields MNFSKPNLDQDGPNKGERFSQAGFILAAIGSSVGLGNMWKFPYITGENGGAAFFLLFIVCLLLIGLPVLLAELAIGRSGRGSAATAFIKAGGQKGWLAAGLLQVLTPFIILSFYVIIAGWTLQYAVTSFSGTLYNNPDYAGQFGDFVGGYMPIVWQLISVLITGWIVAKGVSNGIEKFNKVLIPAMLVLLIILMVRAVTLPGAGAGVSFFLNPDFSQLTTESALVALGHAFFSLSLGMGILVTYGSYVDKNQSLGAATVAVGAGDLIYAFIAGLIIFPTTFSFGIAPDQGPSLIFVALPAAFSAMPLGFVFGGLFFVLLAIAALTSAVSLLEVPVKYFMERLSWSRSRSVWTISLAVFIVGLPSVLSLGLFPEWTIGSKSVFDWMDFVASNILLPIGGLLVTIFAGYFWKKAAEASGLRAGWFRVWLFMLRYVAPILVLLVLLHTSGIIHF; encoded by the coding sequence ATGAATTTTAGTAAGCCTAATCTGGATCAAGACGGACCCAACAAAGGTGAACGCTTCTCGCAGGCCGGATTTATCCTGGCTGCCATTGGTAGTTCAGTGGGTCTGGGCAACATGTGGAAGTTTCCTTATATTACGGGAGAGAACGGGGGAGCCGCGTTTTTCCTGCTCTTTATCGTTTGTCTCCTGTTGATCGGTCTACCCGTATTGCTGGCTGAACTTGCGATTGGTCGCAGCGGCAGAGGAAGCGCGGCTACGGCCTTTATTAAAGCGGGTGGGCAAAAAGGGTGGCTTGCGGCTGGTCTGCTGCAAGTATTGACGCCGTTTATCATTCTTTCCTTTTATGTCATCATTGCAGGCTGGACGCTGCAATATGCAGTGACGTCATTCAGCGGCACGCTGTATAACAATCCTGACTATGCTGGGCAGTTCGGTGATTTTGTAGGCGGCTATATGCCGATTGTATGGCAGTTGATTTCAGTCCTGATCACAGGCTGGATCGTAGCCAAAGGAGTATCGAATGGGATTGAGAAGTTTAACAAGGTACTGATTCCAGCGATGCTGGTTCTGCTCATTATCCTGATGGTTCGTGCAGTGACTTTGCCAGGAGCTGGTGCAGGAGTTTCCTTCTTCCTGAATCCGGACTTCTCGCAGCTTACGACCGAATCTGCGCTGGTTGCGCTTGGACATGCGTTCTTCTCCCTATCGCTGGGTATGGGTATTCTTGTGACATACGGTTCGTATGTTGATAAAAATCAATCACTTGGTGCAGCAACCGTTGCTGTAGGTGCGGGTGACCTGATTTATGCGTTCATTGCAGGTCTGATCATTTTCCCAACGACCTTCTCCTTCGGGATTGCACCGGATCAGGGTCCATCGCTGATCTTTGTGGCTCTACCGGCAGCCTTTTCAGCCATGCCGCTGGGCTTCGTGTTTGGCGGATTGTTCTTCGTGCTTCTGGCGATTGCGGCGTTAACATCGGCGGTATCCTTGCTGGAAGTTCCGGTGAAATATTTCATGGAGAGACTATCCTGGAGCCGGAGTCGCTCGGTATGGACCATCTCACTTGCCGTCTTCATCGTTGGGCTTCCTTCGGTATTGTCGCTCGGATTGTTCCCTGAATGGACGATTGGCTCGAAGAGTGTGTTCGACTGGATGGACTTTGTAGCATCCAACATTTTGCTTCCGATTGGTGGATTGCTGGTTACTATTTTTGCCGGATACTTCTGGAAAAAGGCTGCCGAAGCATCCGGCCTGCGTGCAGGCTGGTTCCGGGTATGGCTGTTCATGCTGCGCTACGTAGCGCCAATCCTGGTGCTTCTGGTTCTGCTGCACACCTCAGGTATTATTCACTTCTAA
- a CDS encoding GNAT family N-acetyltransferase, which translates to MNTTIVEANNQELLDACFAIRTAIFVEEQGVPAEDEFDAYDALETEAKHILLYVEGVPAASSRLRVVENVAKLERICVMIDYRKHGLGRVLIDKLEQMALAQGLEKAKLHAQVQASGFYERLGYTAASDVFMEDGIPHLLMTKKLN; encoded by the coding sequence ATGAATACAACTATTGTTGAAGCTAATAACCAGGAATTACTCGACGCCTGCTTCGCCATTCGTACCGCTATTTTTGTTGAGGAGCAAGGGGTGCCGGCTGAGGATGAATTTGATGCCTATGATGCACTGGAGACGGAAGCAAAACATATTCTGCTCTACGTAGAAGGTGTTCCAGCTGCTTCATCCAGACTACGTGTGGTCGAAAATGTTGCCAAATTGGAACGGATCTGTGTCATGATCGATTATCGGAAACATGGACTTGGTCGTGTGCTGATCGATAAACTGGAGCAGATGGCTCTCGCTCAAGGACTTGAGAAGGCCAAGCTGCACGCACAGGTACAAGCCTCAGGGTTCTACGAACGTCTCGGATACACGGCGGCCTCGGACGTATTCATGGAAGATGGTATTCCTCATCTGCTGATGACCAAGAAATTGAATTGA